A window of Candidatus Schekmanbacteria bacterium contains these coding sequences:
- the argB gene encoding acetylglutamate kinase: protein MEKYIEKANTLIEALPYIKEFCGETFVIKYGGNAMLSEELKVNFALDIILLKFIGINPVIVHGGGPQIAELLKRLGMESTFVSGNRVTDDETMKVVEMVLGGTINKEIVALINRHGGKAIGLTGKDGNLIRAHRIKVKSDGGKKGDKGKLVDIGRVGNVTRIHQEVILELDRSFIPVIAPIGVDENGEGLNINADLVAGAIASALQSKKLVILTDTGGIIDGKGELISSANEKKIKELVKKGIIKGGMLPKVECCLDAIKSGVSKVHIIDGRIKHALLLEIFTREGVGTQITHN from the coding sequence ATGGAAAAGTATATAGAGAAAGCCAATACGCTTATTGAGGCATTGCCGTATATAAAGGAATTTTGCGGAGAGACGTTTGTCATAAAATACGGCGGCAATGCAATGTTGAGCGAAGAACTTAAGGTGAACTTTGCTCTCGACATTATATTGCTTAAATTTATAGGGATAAACCCGGTAATAGTCCACGGGGGCGGTCCACAGATTGCTGAGCTTTTAAAAAGGCTGGGGATGGAATCAACGTTCGTTTCCGGCAACAGGGTGACTGATGATGAGACGATGAAAGTAGTCGAAATGGTGCTTGGCGGGACTATAAATAAAGAAATAGTTGCCCTTATAAACAGGCACGGAGGGAAGGCTATAGGGCTGACCGGCAAGGATGGCAATCTCATAAGAGCGCACAGGATTAAGGTGAAATCTGACGGAGGGAAAAAGGGAGACAAAGGAAAGCTTGTCGATATCGGCAGGGTAGGGAATGTGACACGGATTCATCAGGAAGTCATTCTTGAACTTGACAGAAGTTTTATTCCTGTAATAGCTCCAATCGGGGTTGATGAAAACGGGGAGGGACTGAACATCAATGCTGACCTTGTGGCAGGCGCCATTGCATCTGCGCTCCAGTCAAAGAAGCTTGTCATTCTCACTGACACCGGAGGAATTATTGACGGGAAAGGGGAACTCATATCCTCTGCCAATGAGAAAAAAATAAAAGAGCTTGTTAAAAAGGGGATTATAAAAGGCGGAATGCTCCCCAAAGTTGAATGCTGTCTTGATGCCATCAAAAGCGGGGTTTCCAAGGTTCATATCATAGACGGCAGGATAAAGCATGCGCTCCTCCTTGAGATATTCACCCGTGAAGGTGTTGGAACACAGATAACTCATAACTGA
- a CDS encoding DUF2065 domain-containing protein, giving the protein MAHYIIVAIGLVCVIEGLPYFCFPGTVKKVALKMQEMNLRSLRIFGIILMVCGLVLIYYGRGFFS; this is encoded by the coding sequence ATGGCTCACTATATAATAGTTGCTATAGGTCTTGTCTGCGTGATCGAAGGGCTCCCCTATTTCTGTTTTCCCGGTACGGTGAAAAAGGTTGCGCTTAAAATGCAGGAAATGAACTTGAGAAGTCTTCGTATTTTTGGGATAATACTGATGGTATGCGGGCTGGTTCTTATTTATTATGGCCGTGGTTTTTTTAGCTGA
- a CDS encoding YajQ family cyclic di-GMP-binding protein: MPSFDIVSKIDFQEVDNALNMAKKEIMNRYDFKDSKTTIDLDRKEKKIKIITEDKMKMNAIIEAIRLRSSKRGIDLRSLQFKGIEEAGGNMVRQIIEVKEGVDTDTARNIVKMIKNTKMKVQAEIQDQQVRVSGKKIDDLQSVIQLLKSSNLEVALQYVNLKG, encoded by the coding sequence ATGCCGTCATTTGATATTGTGAGCAAAATAGATTTTCAGGAAGTAGATAATGCATTAAACATGGCGAAGAAAGAGATAATGAACCGTTATGATTTTAAAGATTCAAAAACTACTATTGACCTTGACAGAAAAGAGAAAAAAATCAAAATCATTACTGAAGACAAGATGAAGATGAATGCTATTATTGAGGCTATAAGGCTGAGAAGTTCAAAACGCGGGATAGACTTAAGGTCTCTTCAATTCAAGGGAATTGAAGAAGCGGGCGGGAATATGGTGAGGCAGATAATTGAAGTAAAGGAAGGCGTAGATACTGATACTGCAAGAAATATTGTAAAAATGATTAAAAACACTAAAATGAAAGTTCAGGCTGAGATTCAGGATCAGCAAGTAAGGGTGAGCGGAAAAAAAATCGATGATTTGCAGAGCGTAATCCAGTTGCTAAAATCATCAAACCTTGAAGTTGCCTTACAATACGTAAACTTAAAAGGGTGA
- a CDS encoding type II toxin-antitoxin system Phd/YefM family antitoxin: MKTISISNDIVPIAEFKTSISKWFKNLRSEGHPLIITQNGKPAGVLLSPGDYDELVYRKSFLDSVSRGIFDTESGKTHSTAEIRAALIARRNKR; encoded by the coding sequence ATGAAGACAATTTCAATCTCAAATGATATTGTTCCAATCGCCGAATTTAAGACAAGTATCTCCAAGTGGTTTAAAAATCTTCGAAGTGAAGGACATCCTCTGATTATTACACAGAATGGTAAACCAGCCGGAGTTTTATTATCACCAGGTGACTATGACGAATTGGTTTATAGGAAATCTTTTCTTGATTCGGTCAGCAGAGGAATATTTGATACTGAGAGCGGAAAGACTCACAGCACTGCAGAGATTAGAGCGGCATTAATTGCCAGAAGAAACAAGAGATAA
- a CDS encoding type II toxin-antitoxin system RelE/ParE family toxin: MKLIWTNEALEQLAGIEDYISKDSPERAVMFVEQIINYAEKALPDKPRKGRIVPEIANPDIRELIFKKYRIVYRINERRIDILTVFESHRLLRRDEIDL, from the coding sequence ATGAAACTAATATGGACTAATGAAGCCCTTGAGCAATTGGCCGGAATTGAAGATTATATTTCGAAAGATAGTCCGGAACGGGCGGTGATGTTTGTAGAGCAAATTATCAATTATGCAGAAAAGGCATTGCCTGATAAACCCCGTAAAGGCAGGATCGTACCCGAAATTGCCAATCCTGATATAAGAGAATTGATATTCAAAAAATATAGAATTGTTTACAGGATTAATGAAAGGCGTATTGATATACTCACTGTTTTTGAAAGTCATAGGTTGTTACGACGCGATGAAATTGACTTATAA
- a CDS encoding DUF4412 domain-containing protein encodes MAFRKILLFTLFVLSLTVFASAMEFSADMLMSSAQGNMTGKMFYKPDRFRSDIKSPQQMISITRLDKKVAWNIMPAEKMYMEMPLDLRTKPMVEDKVNGEIDRKLVGSETVDGHPAQKYLITFKSGNAKEQVYQWWATDIKFPVKTAAVDGSFTQEFKNIKIESQPNSLFELPSGYQKIQIPGGMR; translated from the coding sequence ATGGCATTTAGAAAGATTTTATTATTCACATTGTTTGTTTTGTCACTAACAGTGTTCGCCTCTGCTATGGAATTCTCAGCAGATATGCTTATGTCATCAGCACAAGGGAATATGACGGGGAAAATGTTCTATAAACCCGACAGATTCAGGAGTGATATCAAAAGCCCTCAGCAGATGATAAGCATTACAAGGTTAGACAAAAAAGTTGCATGGAACATAATGCCTGCTGAAAAGATGTACATGGAAATGCCTCTGGATCTCAGAACCAAACCTATGGTTGAGGATAAAGTTAACGGAGAGATTGACAGGAAGCTTGTCGGCAGTGAAACAGTAGACGGTCATCCTGCACAGAAATACCTTATAACCTTTAAGTCAGGCAATGCAAAAGAACAGGTTTACCAGTGGTGGGCAACCGACATAAAATTCCCGGTAAAGACAGCCGCAGTTGATGGTTCTTTTACACAGGAATTTAAAAATATAAAAATCGAATCACAGCCTAACAGTCTTTTCGAACTTCCTTCAGGATATCAGAAGATCCAGATACCGGGCGGGATGAGATAG
- a CDS encoding HigA family addiction module antidote protein has product MKTRKRSPTHPGGILKRHYMEPLSLMVSELADILGISRKTLSKIINERGSVTPDMALRLSKAFKTTPELWLNLQQNYDLWHAAQESDGWKTVEEIAV; this is encoded by the coding sequence ATGAAAACAAGGAAGAGATCCCCGACACATCCGGGAGGTATTCTGAAAAGGCATTATATGGAGCCATTGTCTTTAATGGTTTCAGAACTTGCTGATATTCTTGGTATATCAAGAAAGACTTTATCAAAGATTATAAATGAGCGCGGCTCTGTAACACCGGATATGGCTTTACGTCTTTCAAAAGCATTCAAAACAACACCTGAGCTATGGCTTAACCTTCAGCAGAATTATGACTTGTGGCATGCAGCTCAAGAATCTGATGGTTGGAAGACGGTTGAAGAAATTGCAGTATGA
- a CDS encoding site-specific DNA-methyltransferase: MATRKTKHKTCRQTQIYEEQSTYIVKIPRKQRASTVAAARKYAVKFVSDAKSIAAGWLKTFKLENAVRFGLPEVDDRYHIWRVPLVKAGKKERIGEVVIDAYTSLVSTDETTAPDVLEARLLGRNETEKLAQKENGNASQMLLSFVRNAVILGDCEQALLDMPSQSVDLIFTSPPYYNARPEYEDYLSYESYLLKMRRIIHNCHRVLSEGRFFVMNISPVLIRRASRSEASRRIAVPFDMHRIFVEEGFDFIDDIHWVKPEGAGWATGRGRRFAADRQPLQYKAVPVTEYVLVYRKHTDKLIDWNIRNHPDQQAVKNSKISGEYETTNLWRVHPAFHAEHPAVFPVELAKRVIRYYSFINDVVLDPFAGIGTTGRASAILNRRFVLIENEPKYIEIIRKEITDWLGMAAKDVLFVGCQPPDTSSILL; encoded by the coding sequence ATGGCAACAAGAAAAACAAAGCACAAAACTTGTCGGCAAACCCAGATTTATGAAGAACAATCAACATATATTGTTAAAATACCCAGAAAACAGAGAGCTTCAACTGTGGCAGCAGCTAGAAAATATGCGGTGAAGTTTGTTAGCGATGCCAAAAGCATTGCTGCGGGGTGGTTGAAGACATTCAAATTGGAAAATGCGGTCCGTTTTGGTTTGCCAGAAGTTGATGACCGCTACCATATTTGGAGAGTTCCGCTGGTAAAAGCAGGCAAAAAAGAAAGAATTGGGGAAGTTGTTATAGATGCTTACACGTCTCTGGTTTCTACGGATGAAACGACTGCGCCGGATGTTCTTGAAGCTAGATTACTTGGACGGAACGAAACAGAAAAGCTTGCACAGAAGGAAAACGGTAATGCCAGCCAAATGCTGCTTTCATTTGTTAGAAATGCCGTGATTCTCGGCGACTGCGAGCAGGCTTTGTTGGACATGCCATCACAATCCGTGGATTTGATTTTCACGTCGCCGCCTTATTACAATGCCCGTCCAGAATACGAGGACTATCTTTCCTACGAAAGCTATCTCTTGAAAATGCGACGAATCATTCACAACTGTCACCGTGTTTTGAGTGAAGGTCGTTTCTTCGTGATGAATATTTCACCTGTATTGATTAGGAGAGCAAGTCGTAGTGAAGCATCTAGACGTATTGCAGTTCCTTTCGATATGCACAGAATCTTTGTCGAGGAAGGCTTTGATTTCATTGACGACATTCATTGGGTAAAGCCAGAAGGTGCGGGCTGGGCAACTGGGCGTGGTCGCCGTTTTGCCGCGGATCGTCAACCTCTCCAATATAAAGCAGTTCCTGTCACAGAATATGTTTTGGTTTATCGTAAGCATACGGATAAACTGATTGATTGGAACATCCGCAATCACCCAGACCAACAAGCGGTGAAGAATTCAAAAATCAGTGGAGAATACGAAACAACAAACCTGTGGCGTGTTCATCCAGCATTTCATGCAGAACATCCAGCGGTATTTCCGGTAGAATTAGCGAAGAGAGTCATCAGATATTATTCCTTCATAAATGATGTGGTTTTAGACCCGTTTGCAGGGATAGGAACAACAGGGCGTGCTTCAGCCATTCTGAATCGTCGCTTCGTGCTAATAGAAAATGAACCAAAATACATTGAAATTATTCGCAAAGAAATAACGGATTGGTTGGGTATGGCTGCGAAAGATGTTCTGTTTGTTGGCTGCCAACCTCCTGACACTTCATCAATTTTACTATAA
- a CDS encoding CfrBI family restriction endonuclease, translating into MKSTAITLKDLLPENFNNLLESKGATFIKRAGEENVRQVVVDVLCGNNLRASTEHLTRLRLGKINAATFIVYLRGLQVAKDFSRQIPQIAFQNLTCRATKSEKEICKWMIGLTGKGVQNVLRDDELQLKKYTESFAINLKRLATETEKDLGKLQCRVKSKSGTESILDWHDILSLFCTIGSQTLAIRGSEKSTYGKLFERLVLGSVLAALGFEQTSYPPGKTSGVFWLSSKIGEREADATLLVAPGQAIRFDLGFIGRGNPEITKDKVSRFERNLEVNKQQFHSATCIIVDRVGEGSGLEEHAKRAGARVIQMSMSYWPVELAQWLFDKFAHKADVLNCPRKDLPEFFKRKLTAVSFETFVRGLIISESEQV; encoded by the coding sequence ATGAAATCTACTGCCATCACTCTTAAGGATTTGTTGCCGGAAAACTTCAACAATTTACTTGAAAGCAAAGGCGCTACTTTCATCAAGCGGGCTGGTGAAGAAAATGTGCGACAAGTTGTTGTTGATGTCCTTTGCGGAAACAATCTTCGCGCATCTACGGAACATTTAACTCGCCTGAGGCTGGGAAAAATCAATGCAGCTACATTTATAGTCTATTTGCGCGGTTTGCAAGTAGCTAAAGATTTTAGTAGACAAATTCCTCAGATTGCTTTTCAGAATTTAACTTGTCGAGCTACGAAATCAGAAAAAGAAATCTGCAAATGGATGATCGGGCTGACAGGAAAAGGAGTTCAAAATGTTCTTCGGGACGATGAACTTCAACTAAAGAAGTACACGGAATCCTTTGCCATAAATTTGAAGCGACTCGCGACAGAGACTGAGAAAGATTTAGGTAAACTGCAATGTCGAGTTAAATCTAAAAGCGGCACGGAATCCATTCTAGATTGGCATGATATATTGAGCTTGTTTTGCACCATTGGCAGCCAGACGTTGGCAATTCGTGGTTCTGAAAAGAGCACCTATGGAAAACTATTTGAAAGACTGGTATTGGGCAGTGTGCTTGCGGCATTGGGATTTGAGCAAACGAGTTATCCGCCCGGAAAAACTTCAGGAGTCTTCTGGCTTTCAAGCAAAATTGGCGAGAGGGAAGCTGATGCAACGCTATTAGTTGCGCCGGGACAGGCCATCCGGTTTGATTTGGGCTTCATCGGTCGTGGGAATCCAGAAATCACTAAAGACAAAGTCTCACGTTTTGAACGTAATCTGGAAGTCAACAAGCAGCAGTTTCATTCAGCAACTTGTATCATCGTTGATCGAGTGGGTGAAGGTTCGGGATTAGAAGAACATGCCAAACGCGCTGGTGCAAGAGTGATTCAAATGAGCATGAGCTATTGGCCTGTAGAATTGGCTCAATGGCTTTTTGATAAGTTTGCCCACAAAGCAGATGTGCTGAATTGTCCACGGAAGGATTTGCCAGAATTTTTTAAGAGGAAACTCACTGCTGTTTCGTTTGAAACGTTTGTTCGGGGGCTTATCATATCTGAATCGGAACAAGTCTGA
- a CDS encoding nuclear transport factor 2 family protein, translating into MTLEELAKKVQALEDIEAIKQLKATYAEYCDDSYNPEKMMGIFTEDAVWDGGERFGVHKGHKELKEFFTNVAKGLVFGAHFFLQPRITLTSDTTAKANWYLWQTSTMANGKGVWICGLEDDEYRKGKDGKWRMSNMKLTLFYVTSYEDGWHKKPWSGLE; encoded by the coding sequence ATGACATTAGAAGAACTTGCCAAAAAAGTACAAGCACTTGAAGACATCGAAGCTATCAAACAGTTGAAAGCTACCTATGCTGAATATTGTGATGATTCCTACAATCCGGAAAAGATGATGGGGATATTCACTGAAGACGCGGTGTGGGACGGAGGAGAGAGGTTTGGAGTCCACAAAGGACATAAGGAGTTGAAGGAGTTTTTCACAAACGTTGCAAAGGGGCTTGTGTTCGGAGCGCACTTTTTCCTCCAACCCAGGATAACACTCACAAGCGATACTACGGCAAAGGCGAACTGGTACCTTTGGCAGACAAGTACGATGGCAAACGGCAAAGGTGTCTGGATATGCGGGCTTGAAGACGACGAATACAGAAAAGGGAAAGACGGCAAGTGGCGCATGAGCAATATGAAGCTTACTCTCTTCTATGTAACATCATACGAAGACGGCTGGCACAAAAAACCCTGGAGCGGATTGGAATAA
- a CDS encoding RlmE family RNA methyltransferase, protein MYIRKDPFYKKAKREGYRSRAAYKLMEINEKHRILKNGYCVADIGCFPGGWAQVAGELIGEKGIVVGVDVKKTQPIAGENFIFIEGDFTLPDVRQKISSSAGKSFDVILSDISPDLSGIKIRDQALSVELCRSVLEFAGEFLKNSGTLLLKIFQGSDVKGFLDELRNCFKDVKILKPSSSRKESGEVYILCSGKK, encoded by the coding sequence ATGTATATCAGGAAAGATCCATTCTATAAAAAGGCTAAGCGTGAGGGCTACCGCTCAAGAGCCGCATATAAACTGATGGAGATAAATGAGAAGCACAGGATTTTGAAAAATGGGTATTGTGTTGCTGACATAGGTTGTTTTCCCGGAGGCTGGGCACAGGTTGCGGGAGAGCTGATCGGGGAAAAGGGGATTGTTGTCGGTGTAGATGTTAAAAAAACGCAGCCTATAGCCGGCGAGAATTTTATTTTTATCGAAGGGGATTTCACTCTCCCTGATGTGAGACAGAAGATCAGCAGCTCGGCGGGCAAGTCCTTTGATGTCATATTGTCCGATATCTCACCTGATCTTAGCGGGATAAAGATTAGAGATCAGGCTTTAAGTGTTGAGCTTTGTAGGTCTGTCCTGGAGTTTGCAGGGGAGTTCCTTAAAAATAGCGGCACATTGCTTCTTAAGATATTTCAGGGCTCTGATGTAAAAGGCTTTCTTGATGAGCTTCGAAATTGCTTTAAGGATGTGAAAATTTTGAAGCCTTCTTCGTCAAGAAAAGAATCTGGTGAGGTTTACATATTGTGTTCGGGCAAAAAATGA
- the rlmN gene encoding 23S rRNA (adenine(2503)-C(2))-methyltransferase RlmN produces MMTEKKQNFFDCGLQELQRILMDAGIEKYRVLQVLNWFYLKDITDPSKMTNLPQKVKDILAHNFSFDAANLKKILESSDGTKKLVFSEPDGISFESILIPDEKKLTLCMSTQAGCALKCAFCYTGLGGLKRNLKIREIVGQYLHARRIAVMPITNIVFMGMGEPFDNSSNLKTALEILTNPDMLCFSARKITISTAGFIDEMHNFHEWEIKANLAVSLNSADDDVRSKLMPINKKYTLEQLLQTCRSLKLPTRQRITFEYVMLSGINDRDEDVRLLAKKLKGIKCKINLIVFNQFPDSKFKPPTQERVMEFGLSLRDAGFVVTIRKSKGEDIMAACGQLG; encoded by the coding sequence ATGATGACAGAAAAAAAACAAAACTTCTTTGACTGCGGCTTGCAGGAACTTCAGCGAATTTTAATGGATGCTGGCATTGAGAAGTACCGGGTTTTACAGGTTCTTAACTGGTTTTATTTAAAGGATATTACAGATCCTTCAAAGATGACCAACCTTCCGCAAAAAGTAAAAGATATTCTTGCTCATAATTTTTCTTTTGATGCGGCAAATCTTAAAAAAATTCTTGAATCCTCTGATGGGACAAAGAAGCTTGTATTTTCTGAACCGGATGGGATTTCATTTGAGAGCATACTGATACCTGATGAGAAGAAACTTACGCTCTGCATGTCAACGCAGGCAGGATGCGCTCTTAAATGTGCTTTCTGTTATACAGGACTTGGAGGACTAAAGCGAAACCTTAAAATCAGGGAAATCGTCGGACAGTATCTCCATGCAAGGCGGATAGCGGTGATGCCAATAACAAATATCGTGTTTATGGGGATGGGTGAGCCTTTTGATAACAGCAGTAATTTAAAGACTGCCCTTGAAATCCTTACTAATCCGGACATGCTTTGTTTTTCTGCACGCAAGATAACGATTTCAACGGCGGGGTTTATTGACGAGATGCATAATTTCCATGAATGGGAGATAAAGGCCAATCTTGCGGTTTCATTGAATTCCGCTGATGATGATGTAAGGTCAAAGCTTATGCCAATAAACAAGAAATATACACTTGAGCAATTACTTCAAACATGCCGTTCGTTAAAACTTCCGACTAGACAGCGTATCACTTTTGAGTATGTCATGCTTAGCGGAATAAATGACAGGGATGAGGATGTGAGGTTGTTAGCTAAGAAGCTTAAAGGGATAAAGTGCAAAATAAATCTGATAGTTTTTAACCAGTTCCCTGATTCGAAATTCAAGCCTCCCACTCAGGAAAGAGTAATGGAATTTGGATTATCGCTTAGAGATGCAGGTTTTGTTGTGACAATAAGGAAAAGCAAGGGGGAGGATATTATGGCGGCCTGCGGACAGTTAGGATGA